AATGCATCTTTTGTGCCAGACAAGCGGCATATTCAACAGCCTGATACGCATTTTCCGAATAGTCAGTAGCTACTAAGATCGTTTTCATAAGAGTAATTTTCTGTATTCTTTCTGAGAAACTACTCTTTTGTCAGACTTTCTACTATGATAAAGATCAATGTTCCCTATGAGATATTTATCCGTTTTGTATGGTTAGCTAAACTATATTTACCCATGTAAATTGTGGATAGCATTGTAGAATATACTATTTATAGTACTAGTTATACTCTACATCAAATATAGTACGTAATACCTCTATAGTACGTAATACCTCTTTGCTAGAAAATTTATCGAATGTGAAAAACAGTATGTATCATCCTATTAATTATTTTACAAAAGACTTGTTTTCTTTAAAATAATTAATAAGCTTTCATTGATTTCCACTGTTTGGATTAGCTACGGATATAACTTAACCAAATTAGATAAAATCAAACAGCAAGTTTTTATTATTACCCGAATGCACTTTAAAATTATATAGCTGTAGAACAGGTCGTATAATCAGAAACTAATCACACTCTGGAATTTCATGTCCTACTCTGATCCAGATCAAAGCCGGATACTATAAGTAGATTTGTGATCCATATACATTTTATTAAATCCATTTGCGTTAAACTCTATTTTCTTTGATTACCATTTCCGGCTAATCCATTTCTGATCTTTTCTATTTGGGTTTTCTTATAGATATTCTATTTGTCTTCTGAGCTGTAAACTATCCTTTATGCAAACCATTCTAATTATTGAAGACCGACTTGAAATAAGGGAAAATGCAGCAGAAATTCTGCAATTATCTTCTTATCATGTTTTGCAGGCTGGTAATGGAAAAGAAGGAGTTGAACTGGCACGCAAAAGCAAGCCTGACCTGATTCTTTGTGATGTATTGATGCCTGAACTGGATGGATATGGTGTTTTACATTTATTGCAACGCGATCCGGAAACTGCTGCAATACCCTTCGTTTTCCTTACAGGCAAAGCAGAGAAGAATGATTTGCAGAAAGCGATGGGACTAGGTGCAGATGGCTATCTGATCAAACCCTTTGACGATATCTCCCTGCTGGAACTGGTTGAGATACGGCTTCGGAAATCCGCCTTTTTAAAGCAAAAATTTGAAAACCGTGTTGAGGGAATAGAGCCTTTTTTAAAGACGCTTGACAGAGTTCACGAAATCAAAGAGTTTGTAACAGATGAAAAAAAGATCATCCATATTCGAAAAAAACACCTCATTTTTACTGAAGGAGATTATCCTACAGCAGCATATTTCCTCAGTAAAGGAAAAGTAAAAGCATTTAAGACCAATGCAGAAGGCAGAGAGTATATTACAGCGATTTATAAAGAAGGAGATTTTTTCGGGTATACCGAGATTATTGAGAACTGTCATTACACAGAGTCTACCTCTGCTCTTGAAGCAGTGGAAATGTATGCCATTCAACGCCAGGATTTTTATGCGTTGCTATATTCAAATAATGAGGTTTCCCATAAATTTATTCGAATTCTGGCAGGTGATATCCTCGAACGGGAGGAACGTTTATTGCAACTGGCCTATAATTCGGTACGCAAACGGGTAGCAGATGCCTTGCTCTTTATGGCAGAAAGAGTTCATGCCAGTGTAGATTGTCCTGATGAAGAAATCTCTACTAAACAGATGCACATTTCCCGGGAAGATCTGGCTAATCTGGCCGGAGCATCAAAGGAGACTGTGATCCGTACACTATCTGATTTTAAGCAGGAACGATTGATTGATATTACAGCTAAAGGTGAGATCTGCTTTCTCCAACCCGATAAACTCAAAACACTCCGCAATTAAGCTATCAGGTTTAAGAATAATGTATGATAGTACTGTTTAGATAAATGATTGTAGAATAGTATGGATGCTGAATCGGTTCATTTCTGAACTCTTTCTAGTATTATATAAGTATTTTACAAGCAGTTATGTGACGGATGCAATTACTGTGTTTCTAGTGGTTGTCGATTTGTCAAAAAGGTTGTTTCAGTATGGAAATGGCCTACCCGATAGAAAAAGACATACTGCTGGCAGTAGGAGAAGATACACTTTTCTTCTATCCAAATGAAAACTCTTTTAATACCAGTTCAAGTTTTTAATGCCAGTACAGGAAAAATATCAGCATCTATTTCTTTGGATGCATTTTCCCATTTGCAAACTGCCAGTTTTTCTCCTGTAGCTTCTATTAAATCAATAACCTCCATAATGGGACCAGTAGAAGTAGAACCAGCAGAAAAATCCTGATGGTTAAAATACACCTTATTCTTTAATCTTATTTCCTTATTAGTATGTTTCAAAAAAGGAATAATTCTGATATGTCTGGAAAGAAACAGATCTCTTTGTAGATCGTTTTCAGGACTAAACCAAACACATTGATAGAAAGTCGGCTTATGTGTAATCTTCACAATGGTCATTTTTTCACCAGTAAAGATATTTTCTACACTATCCCCGACTTGAAGCTGTTGATCAGACAATTTCATGGGTTATCCTATTTCTCAAACAAAGTTCTTCCAAACCTAAGGGTAGTTGTATAAAGGCAAAGACTAGTTTGTATTATTCCGATGATGCTGGTTGCTACATTTTCAGGAACTCTAACCCGTTATAAACCACAAAGGCCGGCCAGAAAATTGCCTTGAAAAATCCCACTACACCCATCCAGAATGTAGTAGCATGCTGGATGTAATATACTATTGCACCAATGAATCCTAACCCATAGACTGCATCGCTACGGGTTACAGTGATTCTTCTTTTATATGTCTGTGGCTCCATCTCTAAGAATAATTAAGATAAGAATAGATAATTAGGGCTTAGTTTATAGAGTCAAAGGAAGGTAAAAACTCACTTACTTTTGCTTTGGCACGCTCACCAGAACAGCTAATTGTACTCATACCGTATGATGATTGAGGTCATTGTCTTTGGGTAGAGTAAAGTCCATCTTTCTGCCTGATCTATCGAGTATGTACTCCATTTATCTACTGAAGTATGTTCACTTATCCATTGAAGTATGTTCATGCATACATTCATTCGACTTACCCAGGTATTTTACTCTTTATCACCATTTTAATCTTCTATCCTATATGAACTTTTTTTTAGATAGACAGGAAGCAGGCATGCAACTGGCAGAGAAGCTAAGTAAGTACCAAAATCAGGATTGTATTGTGCTGGCTGTTCCACGAGGTGGAGTCGTAGTTGCCTATGAGGTAGCGAAAAAGCTGCATTTCCCTATGGATGTGATTCTTGCCAAAAAGATTTGACATCCCTTACACCCCGAATATGCTATAGGTGCTGTCAGCCTGAATGAGGCGATTGTACTTCCTCATGAGGGTGTTTCGGATACATACATTCAACAGTAAACACAGCAAATCAAAGCCCGGTTGGAAGAAATGCAGCAAAAGTACAGGGCTGGTAAACCCATGAGCGATGTTGCTGGAAAAACAGTCATTGTGGTAGATGATGGCGCAGCTACGGGTAATACACTACTGGAAACGGTTCAGCTATTGATGAAAGAAAAACCCGGACGTATTGTGATTGCTCTGCCGATTTCTTCCCGAAGTGCAATGGAGCAATTAGCTATACAGGCTGCTGAAGTAGTATGTTTGCTCACACCCCGGGAATTTCGGGGTGTAGGAGCCTTTTATGCTAGCTTCGAACAAATAACCGATCAACAGGTGCTTGAATACCTACATCGTTTGGATTCAGAAAAGGCCCTGGGCAGCAAGTTGAAAGCAGCAAGTTGAAAACTGTTACTACTCCCAGATTAACTGTACTACTTACAGATTATTTGTAGCATCGATTACGAGTAAAACAAGCACAATCAGTGCTTTGTATGACTACTATCATCGCACCAGCCAGTCGTGAATTATTACCTTGGTATTGTTCTAACAAAAGATATGTATTCATGGACTGTATCCATTGAAATATACAGAGGAAATACAAAGGAATTCACAACGGATTAATTCACAACGGATTAATTTTTTATCCTCTGAAAGGTCTTTCATTTCGAAAAAAGAACGTACATACATTCTCTTCCTATACCTATATTCTTTTAGTCTATGGATTCGTATTTTAAAAACAAAGTTGTGATTATCACTGGTGGCAGTTTCGGCATTGGTCAGGCAACGGCAATGGCCTTTGCCCGCCTTGGGGCAACTATCACGATTGCCGATCTGCAGGAAAACTCTCAAACAATGGATGCCATCAAAGCTATGGGAGGACAGGTACTGTTTAGTCCCTGTGATGTGAGCCAAAGTAAAGATGTAAAGGCAATGGTCTATCAGACAATGGATAAATTTGGGAGGTTGGATTTTGCTTTTAATAATGCAGGTATTGAAGGAAAGACACAAACAATAGCGGATAGCTCAGAAGACGATAGCTCAGAAGAAAACTTTGATAAAACAACAGCCATCAATCTAAAGGGAATATGGCTTTGCATGAAATACCAGCTTCCCCACATGATCAACGCAGGCAAGGGGGCTATTGTCAACTGCTCCTCAGTGGCAGGGAAAATCGGATTTCCAGGCGCGGCTGCCTATGTGGCTTCCAAACATGGTGTTTTGGGCCTTACCAAAACCGCAGCCCTGGAAAACGCTCAAAGAGGTATTCGTATCAATGCAGTCTGTCCGGGTGTAATTAAAACGCCAATGATAGACCGCGTGACAGGGAAAAACAAAGAAGCAGAACATCAGTACGAAAGCCTGGAACCAATGAACCGGATGGGTCTACCTCAGGAGATAGCTCAAGCAGTTGTATGGCTGTGTTCTGAAGAAGCTTCCTTTGTTACTGGTCATGCTATGGATGTAGATGGAGGCTGGCTAGCCGGCTGAACGCTGATCCGGACTGAGTACTCCTCCAGGCTAATACTCTCTCCAACTATGGATTCTTTTCTTGCCGAATAGTTAGGCAATACTATTTTTTTCAAAAGCAGAACAATCTTAAAAAATAGCAACCTTTTATTCATTGTAACTACTATTGATATGAAAAAGCTACTGCTATCATGGCTGTGCGTTATAGTTATCTGCCAGGGCTATGCCATGCACATAAAATATGGGGATACTATTACCATTAATCAGCCTGTTTACGAAGATGTCTATGTGGCTGCAGGTACGGTTGTGATCAATGCACCTATTCACGGAGATCTGATTGCCGGAGGGGGAACTATTACCATCAATGATACGATAGATAACGATATTCTTTCAGCAGGTGGTACTATTATCTTTAATGGATATGTAGGCGATGATATCCGGTGTATGGGAGGAAGGCTGCATTTGTTAAAAAGTGTTGCAGGGGATGTAGTTCTTTCCGGAGGAAAACTGCTGATCAATAAAGGTGTTATCGTTGGAGGGAGTCTGCTAATGAGTGGAGGCAGCGCAACTATCAGTGGTACTGTCAGGCAAAATATTCAGGCCGCGTTTGATTCCTTTGTTTTCAATGGACTGGTAGGCAAGAATGTGGATTTTCGGGGAAACAAGCTTCAAATCAATGGTCTGATTAATGGCAAGTCTATACTGGCTGCCAATCAGATTGAACTTGGGCCAAACGCTCGCTTCTATGGAGATGTCAGCTACTGGAATCCAGACGAGAAACTCGATTTTAAACACACTCTCAAAAACGCAAAAGCTGCCTTTGACCCCTCTCTGCAAGTAGATACCGGACGATGGCATTATCTGGGATTTGCCTCTTCACTGGCTGTGTTATGGTATCTGGGGGCGGCTCTGGTGCTGATTGTACTAGCAGAGTATCTGTTTGACAGGACGTTCAGACAAGCTGCTACGCTGGTTGTAGATCAGGCAGGTAAATCTATCGGATATGGGTTGTTATTTTTTGTGGCAGTACCTGTTAGTATAGCCTTATTTTTTGCCACTCTAATTGGCATCCCACTTGGGATAATTGTGCTCATGGCCTACCTGACAGTACTTGTACTTTCCCATGTGATCACTTCATTAGTCGCATCCCAATGGTTAAATAGGCAATATGGCTTGGGAAGCTGGAAAAAAAGCAAACTGATTATGGCTTCTCTGGGGATATTTATTCTTCTGAAGGTGATCCTGTCTATTCCTTTTCTAGGCTGGCTGGTCAATCTGGTAATAGTCTGTCAAGCATTCGGATCAATAGTACTGGCCGGCAACAAAAAGAAAAAAATGGTTGACACCCCAGCTATAATAACTAGTATGGCAGGTTTATAGAGATTGAATCGGACTTGACTACACACTCATATGACTTTGCTAAATGCCTTTTCTCTTTTATGTATCTCAATTCAAGTATCTAGTTTATGTATCTTAGTCTAACCTCTTATCTCAGATACAATGTTATCTCCAAAACGTACTCACCACAGAAAAAAGTCAGATCAATTGGATGAGCAGGAATCTACTCCCAAGAAAATATCAAACTGGCTGTCAGTACTGTTTTTTATTTTGACCATCCTGTTTTTGATCTTTACCAGTAACTCTGCTGTAAAACAAATCAGTTGGAAGGAATTTGACAATACCCTTTTACAAAAGAATGCGGTTGCCAAAGTTGAAATTGTGGATAATGAGCTGGTAAGTGTGTATCTGAAAAGAGAATTGGCAGAAGATCCACGCTTCAAAGATGTCTTTTATCCGAACAAAATGGGAAAAATCCTTGATACGGGTCCGCATTATCAGTTTGTAATTGGTTCAGTTGACGTGTTTGAACGAAAGCTGGAACAAGCACAGAAAAATATACCTGAAAATGACAGGGTGGAGGTGGTTTATATTCGCAAGTCCAACGGATGGACTACTTTACTTGCCTGGATAATACCCTTTATTCTTTTACTTTTCCTGCTTCGTTACATTTCCTCGCGGCCCGGTGCTATGGGAGATAGTTCTGTGTTCAACTTTGGAAAATCAACGGCTTTGCTACAGGAAAAAGAGAATAAAAGTACAATTTGTTTTGACGATGTTGCTGGATTGGAAGAAGCCAAAGTGGAGGTAAAAGAGATTGTTGACTTTCTGAAAGATCCTACAATCTATACACATCTTGGAGCTAAAATACCCAGAGGAATTATGCTGATCGGACCACCCGGTACCGGAAAAACATTACTGGTCAAGGCAGTAGCCGGACAGGCCCAGGTGCCTTTTTTTTCTATATCTGGCTCTGAATTTGTAGAAATGTTTGTAGGGGTGGGAGCATCCCGTGTGCGGGATCTGTTTAAACAAGCTAAAGCCAAGGCTCCCTGTATCATCTTCATTGATGAAATTGATGCTGTTGGACGCTTGAGAAGTAAAAATGCCTTTTATACAGGGGCCAATGATGAGCGGGAAAGTACACTCAATCAACTGCTGACTGAAATGGACGGATTTAGTGCCAATACAGGTATTATTGTATTGGCGGCCACCAATCGGGCCGATATGCTGGACCCAGCTTTATTACGTCCGGGTCGTTTTGACAGACATATTTATCTGGAACTTCCCAATCTGACAGAGCGAAAGGCTATCTTTAAAGTTCACCTTCAATCCATTCGGGCGGAAGATTCGCTGGATGTGGATTTCCTTTCAGGGCAAACTCCTGGTTTTTCGGGAGCTGATATTGCCAATATTTGTAATGAAGCAGCCCTGATTGCGGCAAGAAACAAAAAAGAGAAAGTCGAGAAAGCAGATTTTATCAATGCCGTAGACCGAGTGATTGCAGGTCTTGAGAAAAAGAGCAAAATTATCTCTGAAAAAGAGAAGAAAATCATTGTCTATCACGAAGCGGGTCATGCATTGGTTAGCTGGATGCTCAAGCATGTTGATCCGCTCATTAAAGTCTCGATTGTTCCTCGTGGCCAGTCGCTGGGTGCTGCCTGGTATCTGCCTGAAGAAAGACAGATTAAAACCCGTACTGAATTTGTCGATATACTATGTGCTACATTGGGTGGCAGAGCAGCAGAGGAAATCATCTTTGGCGATGTTTCTTCCGGTGCTCTAGATGATCTGGAAAAGGCAACCAAACAAGCCTATACTATGATTGCCTACTATGGATTTGATAAAAAGATAGGAAATATCAGTTTTTACGATTCGGCAGGGAACCAGAATCCAACGCTTCAGAAGCCTTATAGTGAACAAA
Above is a genomic segment from Xanthocytophaga agilis containing:
- a CDS encoding response regulator, with product MQTILIIEDRLEIRENAAEILQLSSYHVLQAGNGKEGVELARKSKPDLILCDVLMPELDGYGVLHLLQRDPETAAIPFVFLTGKAEKNDLQKAMGLGADGYLIKPFDDISLLELVEIRLRKSAFLKQKFENRVEGIEPFLKTLDRVHEIKEFVTDEKKIIHIRKKHLIFTEGDYPTAAYFLSKGKVKAFKTNAEGREYITAIYKEGDFFGYTEIIENCHYTESTSALEAVEMYAIQRQDFYALLYSNNEVSHKFIRILAGDILEREERLLQLAYNSVRKRVADALLFMAERVHASVDCPDEEISTKQMHISREDLANLAGASKETVIRTLSDFKQERLIDITAKGEICFLQPDKLKTLRN
- a CDS encoding phosphoribosyltransferase family protein; amino-acid sequence: MNFFLDRQEAGMQLAEKLSKYQNQDCIVLAVPRGGVVVAYEVAKKLHFPMDVILAKKI
- a CDS encoding phosphoribosyltransferase family protein, whose amino-acid sequence is MSDVAGKTVIVVDDGAATGNTLLETVQLLMKEKPGRIVIALPISSRSAMEQLAIQAAEVVCLLTPREFRGVGAFYASFEQITDQQVLEYLHRLDSEKALGSKLKAAS
- a CDS encoding glucose 1-dehydrogenase; the encoded protein is MDSYFKNKVVIITGGSFGIGQATAMAFARLGATITIADLQENSQTMDAIKAMGGQVLFSPCDVSQSKDVKAMVYQTMDKFGRLDFAFNNAGIEGKTQTIADSSEDDSSEENFDKTTAINLKGIWLCMKYQLPHMINAGKGAIVNCSSVAGKIGFPGAAAYVASKHGVLGLTKTAALENAQRGIRINAVCPGVIKTPMIDRVTGKNKEAEHQYESLEPMNRMGLPQEIAQAVVWLCSEEASFVTGHAMDVDGGWLAG
- the ftsH gene encoding ATP-dependent zinc metalloprotease FtsH, yielding MLSPKRTHHRKKSDQLDEQESTPKKISNWLSVLFFILTILFLIFTSNSAVKQISWKEFDNTLLQKNAVAKVEIVDNELVSVYLKRELAEDPRFKDVFYPNKMGKILDTGPHYQFVIGSVDVFERKLEQAQKNIPENDRVEVVYIRKSNGWTTLLAWIIPFILLLFLLRYISSRPGAMGDSSVFNFGKSTALLQEKENKSTICFDDVAGLEEAKVEVKEIVDFLKDPTIYTHLGAKIPRGIMLIGPPGTGKTLLVKAVAGQAQVPFFSISGSEFVEMFVGVGASRVRDLFKQAKAKAPCIIFIDEIDAVGRLRSKNAFYTGANDERESTLNQLLTEMDGFSANTGIIVLAATNRADMLDPALLRPGRFDRHIYLELPNLTERKAIFKVHLQSIRAEDSLDVDFLSGQTPGFSGADIANICNEAALIAARNKKEKVEKADFINAVDRVIAGLEKKSKIISEKEKKIIVYHEAGHALVSWMLKHVDPLIKVSIVPRGQSLGAAWYLPEERQIKTRTEFVDILCATLGGRAAEEIIFGDVSSGALDDLEKATKQAYTMIAYYGFDKKIGNISFYDSAGNQNPTLQKPYSEQTGNLIDEQVRNLIESAYQRTKSLLEEHKDSLQIMAELLLQKEVIFKEDMEKVLGKRLSEQVNKNLVSVF